The genomic DNA TTCGCGCATTACATGTTTTGGTAGCGCAAAACGGATGGTATCGAAGAAATTCTTATTGATTTGAGTATAACCCAGTTTTTCAATTTCAATGGCAAGAAATGCGGCGATATTATGAATACGCTCGGCAATTCCGATTATACCTTCGGGACCATGATACACACCAAAGAAACCGGCCATAATAGCCAGCAACGCCTGTGCAGTACAAATATTCGATGTTGCTTTTTCGCGTTTAATATGTTGCTCGCGTGTTTGCAATGCCATACGCAGCGCCCGGTTTCCGTGCATATCTTTGGTTACACCGATAATACGGCCCGGCATGTTTCGTTTAAAAGCTTCGCGAGCTGCAAAAAATGCAGCATGTGGTCCGCCATAACCCATCGGTACACCAAAGCGCTGCGAATTACCAAAAACGATATCAGCGCCCCATTCTCCCGGAGGAGTTAAAATGGCCAGCGACATCAAATCGGCAGCAACAGAAACTTTTATCTCTTTCTCGTGCGCTTTCTCAACCAGTTCAGCATAATCGGTTATTTCTCCATCCGAATTCGGATATTGAACGATTACGCCAAATACATTTTCATCAAAATTAAATTCGTCTTTAGGCTGAATTTTCAATTCGAATCCCAGCGGCAGTGCACGGGTTTTTAACACATCGTGCGTTTGAGGCCACATCTTTTCATCCACCAAAATGGTATTTACATCGTCTTTCACCATTTTCCGCGATCTCAGGTTGGCCATCATTACCATCGCCTCGGCAGCTGCAGTAGCCTCATCAAGCAATGATGCATTGGCAATGTCCATTCCTGTTAAACCACAAACCATAGTCTGGAAGTTTAACAGTGCCTCCAGTCGTCCCTGCGAAATTTCGGCCTGATAAGGCGTGTAAGAAGTATACCACACCGGATTTTCAAGCACATTACGCAAAACCACTGCCGGAGTAATGGTATCGTAATATCCCATTCCGATGTAAGTATTGAATACTTTATTCTTTGATGCCAGTTCGAGAATACGGCGGAAGTACTTTCTTTCCGACAATCCTTCCTTCATTTTTAAAGGCTGTTGTAACCTGATGTTTGAAGGAACTGTTTGTTCCAATAATTCCTCCATCGACGAAACACCAACAAATTCAAGCATTTCGGCAATTTCTAATCCTCGTGGGCCAATGTGGCGGGTGACAAATCTATCCTGAGACATTCGAAATATTTATTTTATAGTGAATTTTTCTGCAAGTATATAAACTGAACTGATTTTAAAACATGACTTTAAACAATTTTAAAGTGTTTAGTTTCAGGTTAAAAACGGATTATTCTCTTTTTCAAAGCCGAGTGTGGTTTCCGGGCCGTGGCCACAGTACACTTTTGTTTCGCCAGGCAGTGTAAAAAGTTTTTCTTTAATGTTGGTTATCAAGGTATCAAAATCGCCCCCAGGTAAGTCGGTTCGTCCAATGCTTCCATAAAATATTACATCGCCGGCAATTAACAGGTTGTCGTTTTTGCTGTAAAAAACTACATGCCCGGGCGCGTGTCCGGGAACATGAATAACTTCAAAACTTGATTTACCAAATTCAATCGTCTGCCCTTCTTCAATAAATTCATCAATAGGTTTTACAGGCTTCATTTCGAAATTATACATTTTCCCCTGATCAACTGCCCGGTCCACCCAAAAGGCATCATCGGCATGCGCTAAAAACGGAATTTTATATTCATCGCGAATAAAATCAACACCCATTATATGGTCGAAATGGCAATGCGTATTAATTATTTTTACCGGTTTCAGCTCGTTACGTTCAATGTAATATTTTACTTCGTCCTGCTCTTCTCCGTAATAAAACCCGGGGTCGACAAGTACACATTCTTTTGTTTCTTCGTCGCTTAAAACCAGGCTATTCTGGCTCAGTGGGTTTACTACAAACTTTTTAACTTTTATCATTTATCAGAAATTTACGGTTCCTTTTAAGAGAGGAACAAAAACAAAGCCTCCATGTTTTTTCATTTTGAAATCATTTTCGCCGGTACGAACAATTTCGCACATATCCTGGTGTTTGTCGCTACCCACCGGCACAACAAGTTTCCCTCCAATTTTCAGCTGCATTTTTAATTCGGGCGGGACCAATGGAGCACCTGCCGTTACCAAAATTTTATCGAAAGGTGCAAAATCGGGCAGCCCTTTATAACCGTCGCCAAAAAAGCAGGCCGGTTTATATCCTATCGACGGTAAAAACTTATGTGTTTTGGTGTACAGCTCTTTTTGTCGTTCGATGGTAAAAACCTTTGCTCCCATTTCAACCAAAACAGCAGCCTGGTAGCCCGATCCGGTTCCAACTTCCAGAATTTTATCGCCCTTCTGCACATCAAGCAGCTGGGTTTGAAAACCTACTGTATAGGGTTGCGAAATGGTTTGTCCGGCACCAATTGGAAATGCCTGATCTTTGTATGCAAAATTTATAAAACCACTGTCCATAAACAAATGGCGCGGCACATTGCCAATAGCTTCCAAAACCGAAGGATTTCGGATACCCTTTACTTTCAGACCGTCAACCAAACGCTTGCGCAGGCCTTTATGTCGCGATGTTTCGTTTATCATTTTTACGTTGCTATAATCACAAAATTAATCGAATATAATTACCAACAACAGTTGCTACACATAATGAATATTAACATTTAACGTTGATAAATTAACACCGGCTCTAATAAAAGATGTTGGGCTGTATTCTATATTTGCATTTATAACCATTTTAAATAGCGCACTATGCTGAATGTTGGATTAATCGGGAACACTAAAATTCTTGAACCATTTGTACTGGAGATCAAGAAAAATGCCCAAATCAATATTATTGGGAAAGCATCTGTTGGATCGAGCGAAGAGCTGACCGGTTTTCATTATTCCATTCCGGAATTTAACCGGGTAGAATTAATTGAACGTGCCGATCTGATTATCATGGACAACTCAACGCCCATGCCGTTTAAGTTTATGCGCGATATTGTAAAAAAATCGAAACACATATTTTGCGTTGAATATCCCGATCTCACTATCGACGAGTGTACCGAGCTGAATAAACTTATCAACGAATCGCGCTCGGTGGTACAGGTTACCAATCCTTATTTTTTCTCGCCTGCCATTCAGTGGGCAAACAAAAACATAAAAACGCCGGCTTTTATCGATTATTCCAATTTCGAGGAATATGTAACCGAAAAGAAATCGCTGTACTCCATGTTGCTAATGCTGTTAAAAATTACGGGCATTTCTCCGAAAAAAATTGGCGCGGTTACATTTCCGGGATATAACAGTTCGAAATTCACTAACGTTCGGCTTGAATTTGGCGATGCATCAGTGGTTAATCTGAATTTTGGGAAACTGGAATCGCTGAAGAATTTTAAAGTCAGAATTTATTCCGACAATCAGTTTGCGACATTCAATTTCAGCAAAGAAAAGTTTTTGTCTGATAACGAACCTATTGAATTTGACAACGACTGTATGGTTAATGAGCTCGATTTTTTCATTCAGGCAATTGAAGGAAAGATCAAAAAAATATCGACACTTGATGATTATTTAATTGCCATGCACGTGGCCCAAAAGATCAATAAAAAGATCGCGCAGTTTTCTATTCATTAATACCAACAAAAAACTACTTTTACGGCAACATTTTGCATTGCAAGTCGTTTTAATACTGATTGCAAAAACGACCTGACTTAATCGCTTGTTAATGAATAAATCGCGGCAAACAGCCAAATATTTATTTTTCGATTTTTTTGCTGCAGCACTTGCCTGGGCTGCTTTTTTTGTGTACCGAAAAGAAATTATTGAACCCCAGTATTTTAATGGTTGGGACGTTCCGTTTGAACTCACTCCGCAATTTTATTTGGGCTTGCTGATCATCCCTGCCTTTTGGATTACCTTTTACTACATTGTTGGTTTTTACAATAACATTTTTCGCCGGTCGCGACTGCTTGAGCTGGGACAAACCTTCTTTACATCGGTAGTTGGAGTAGTGGTAATTTTCTTTGCATTTTTACTGGACGACTGGATTGGGTCCTATAAAAACTACTACAATCTGGTGTTCACGCTGTTTGGATTACATTTTTCGCTCACCTATATTTTCCGATTGATACTGACCACACAAACCATTCATAAAATACACCAGCGCAAGATTGGTTTTAACACGCTAATTATTGGCAGTAACGAAAAGGCACTGAAGGTTTACAACGAAATGTTGAGCCAGGTAAGACCTGCCGGAAATAAATTTGTTGGTTTTATAGAACTTGATCAGGCCAGCGACTCCGTTTTAGGCGAGCAGCTACCTATGCTCGGGCACATAAAAGACATTCTCAATATTCTGGATAAAGAGCAAGTTGAAGAAGTTATTCTGGCGCTGGAAACAAGCGAACACGATAAACTGAGTGAAATACTTACGATTATTGAAAACAGGCAGATCACCATTTGGGGAATCCCCGATTTGTACGATTTGCTATCGGGCATTACAAAAACCAATACCATTTTTGGGAGTCCGCTGATAAAAATCAGCAACGGATTAATGCCCGGCTGGCAGGAAAATATGAAACGTTTGCTGGATGTAGTGTTCTCCATTATTGCACTTATCCTGTTTTTCCCGGTATTTATTGTGCTGGCGTTTATCATTAAAACAACATCAAAAGGGCCAATCATATACAAACAGGAACGCATAGGGCGATACGGAAAACCATTTTATATTTACAAGTTGAGAAGTATGGTTGACGGAGCAGAAAATGGCTCGCCTGCCCTGTCGTCGGAAAACGATACACGGATTACGTCAATTGGTCGTTTTCTTCGGAAAACACACCTCGATGAAATTCCCCAGTTTTTTAATGTAATAATGGGAACCATGTCGTTGGTGGGGCCGCGCCCTGAGCGCGAATACTACATTAAACAAATTATTAAACGGGCACCGCATTACACCCACTTGCAAAAATTGCGTCCGGGAATAACTTCGTGGGGGCAGGTAAAATGTGGTTATGCATCGAATATTGATGAAATGCTGGAACGTTTAACCTACGATATGATGTACCTGAAAAACATTTCGCTGTACATCGATTTTAAAATACTGATTTACACCATCATGGTTAGCGTTAAAGGCAACGGAAAGTAAAACTTTTCAGTCGCAGTTACCAGTCTCAGTACCCAGTATCCGTTACCAGTATCCGTTATCCGGTTAAGCATTTCTGCATTGAAGCATTCTCGCATTAAAGCATTTTATCATTAAAGCATTCTATCATTCAAAATTCCGCATCGCGCTCCACCAGGGCTACTCTGAGTTTGTATTTTTTATACCACTTTTCCTTCCCCAGTTTTTGTGCCTGCAAATGTTTGGCATTTTGTTTCCAGTTTTTAATCGCTTCCTGGCTGTCCCAATACGAAATGGTTATTCCCAACTCTTCGCGTGCTGATTCTTCTCCTAAAAATCCGGGCTGTTGTTTAGCAAGCTCCAGCATTTGTTGAGCCATTTCGGTGTAACCTTCATCAATTGTGGTGCGCTGTGTGGTAAAAATCACTGCGTAGTAAGGCGGCTTTGGTGTTTCGGCAATCATTTTAATAAGAATGTTTTTATTGACCTGTATTCCGGGCCGGTTTGTTTTAATATACTCTGAAACAGCATTAGTTCTTTAACCTCAACTTTCTGGTATTCTACCGTTGGCATTTCATCTATAATAGCAAAAAACCG from uncultured Draconibacterium sp. includes the following:
- a CDS encoding MBL fold metallo-hydrolase, producing MIKVKKFVVNPLSQNSLVLSDEETKECVLVDPGFYYGEEQDEVKYYIERNELKPVKIINTHCHFDHIMGVDFIRDEYKIPFLAHADDAFWVDRAVDQGKMYNFEMKPVKPIDEFIEEGQTIEFGKSSFEVIHVPGHAPGHVVFYSKNDNLLIAGDVIFYGSIGRTDLPGGDFDTLITNIKEKLFTLPGETKVYCGHGPETTLGFEKENNPFLT
- a CDS encoding protein-L-isoaspartate(D-aspartate) O-methyltransferase; protein product: MINETSRHKGLRKRLVDGLKVKGIRNPSVLEAIGNVPRHLFMDSGFINFAYKDQAFPIGAGQTISQPYTVGFQTQLLDVQKGDKILEVGTGSGYQAAVLVEMGAKVFTIERQKELYTKTHKFLPSIGYKPACFFGDGYKGLPDFAPFDKILVTAGAPLVPPELKMQLKIGGKLVVPVGSDKHQDMCEIVRTGENDFKMKKHGGFVFVPLLKGTVNF
- a CDS encoding sugar transferase, yielding MNKSRQTAKYLFFDFFAAALAWAAFFVYRKEIIEPQYFNGWDVPFELTPQFYLGLLIIPAFWITFYYIVGFYNNIFRRSRLLELGQTFFTSVVGVVVIFFAFLLDDWIGSYKNYYNLVFTLFGLHFSLTYIFRLILTTQTIHKIHQRKIGFNTLIIGSNEKALKVYNEMLSQVRPAGNKFVGFIELDQASDSVLGEQLPMLGHIKDILNILDKEQVEEVILALETSEHDKLSEILTIIENRQITIWGIPDLYDLLSGITKTNTIFGSPLIKISNGLMPGWQENMKRLLDVVFSIIALILFFPVFIVLAFIIKTTSKGPIIYKQERIGRYGKPFYIYKLRSMVDGAENGSPALSSENDTRITSIGRFLRKTHLDEIPQFFNVIMGTMSLVGPRPEREYYIKQIIKRAPHYTHLQKLRPGITSWGQVKCGYASNIDEMLERLTYDMMYLKNISLYIDFKILIYTIMVSVKGNGK
- a CDS encoding antibiotic biosynthesis monooxygenase; its protein translation is MIAETPKPPYYAVIFTTQRTTIDEGYTEMAQQMLELAKQQPGFLGEESAREELGITISYWDSQEAIKNWKQNAKHLQAQKLGKEKWYKKYKLRVALVERDAEF